In Burkholderia contaminans, one genomic interval encodes:
- a CDS encoding cytochrome c oxidase subunit II, with translation MFSVAFVLLLVAIVVFTGLHWAMMPPSRVETIDPTTLHVSGEFIEGNLGTAREADGSVTVRVVAQQYSFTPQCILVPARTPVTFRITSADVVHGFLIANTNINSMVEPGYISTFRSTFNEPGDHLMPCHEYCGTGHEGMWANVKVIEAAEFDKLAAGARRLSCVK, from the coding sequence ATGTTCTCGGTGGCGTTTGTACTGCTGCTTGTCGCAATAGTGGTCTTCACCGGTTTGCACTGGGCAATGATGCCCCCGTCGCGAGTAGAAACCATCGATCCGACCACGCTGCACGTGTCCGGAGAATTTATAGAAGGCAATCTCGGAACCGCACGCGAGGCGGACGGTTCGGTGACGGTACGCGTGGTCGCGCAGCAGTATTCATTCACGCCGCAATGTATTCTCGTGCCGGCCCGTACTCCTGTCACATTCAGGATCACGAGCGCGGATGTCGTTCACGGTTTCCTGATCGCGAATACAAACATTAACTCGATGGTCGAGCCGGGCTACATCTCCACGTTCCGCAGTACGTTCAACGAGCCGGGAGACCACTTGATGCCATGTCATGAGTATTGCGGGACAGGGCATGAGGGCATGTGGGCAAATGTGAAGGTGATCGAGGCCGCCGAATTCGACAAACTTGCGGCCGGTGCACGGAGGCTCAGCTGTGTTAAATAA
- a CDS encoding c-type cytochrome codes for MSKALRVCLTTIAASAALIIAPPRLAVAQDGSAKVDVIKRGEYLARAGDCIACHTQPSDKLFAGGRAMPTPFGTLYSPNITPDAETGIGRWSSDEFYAMMHTGRSRDGSILYPAMPYAAYTKVTREDSDAIYAYLMSVPPVRRPNRPHDMRFPYNNRELLLGWRTLYFREGVYKPDHEKSVEWNRGAYLVQGLGHCSMCHTAINALGGSSESKAFEGGLIPMQDWYAPSLTSSREAGLGAWSIADITDLLQKGVSRRGAVYGPMAEVVYDSLQYLSDDDVRAMAVYLKSLPQHGGEGAAEPTSSMSRDERNRLFRVGSKIYDSQCATCHGKNGEGKLPDFPPLANNQSIQMVSAVNPIRMVLNGGYAPGTAKNPMPYGMPPFAQSMSDDEVAAVVTFIRTAWGNRGMPVSAKDANALRSAPLY; via the coding sequence ATGAGCAAGGCGCTACGCGTTTGCTTGACCACCATCGCCGCCTCTGCGGCCTTGATAATCGCCCCCCCGAGGCTCGCGGTGGCGCAAGACGGTTCCGCCAAGGTGGACGTCATCAAGCGAGGTGAATATCTTGCGCGTGCCGGCGACTGTATAGCATGCCATACGCAACCCAGCGACAAACTCTTCGCGGGCGGTCGCGCGATGCCCACTCCGTTCGGGACGTTGTACTCACCGAATATCACACCAGACGCCGAAACCGGGATCGGCCGATGGAGTTCCGACGAGTTCTACGCGATGATGCACACGGGACGTTCCCGCGATGGCTCCATCCTGTATCCCGCCATGCCCTACGCTGCATACACGAAGGTCACACGCGAAGATAGCGATGCCATCTACGCTTACCTGATGTCCGTGCCGCCCGTCAGGCGGCCGAATCGTCCGCACGATATGAGGTTTCCGTACAACAATCGCGAGTTACTGCTTGGCTGGCGAACGCTGTATTTTCGTGAGGGTGTATACAAGCCCGATCACGAGAAGTCCGTTGAATGGAATCGTGGCGCATATCTCGTACAAGGCCTCGGCCACTGCTCGATGTGCCATACCGCGATAAACGCGTTGGGGGGCAGTTCGGAGTCGAAGGCGTTTGAAGGTGGCCTCATCCCAATGCAGGACTGGTACGCACCATCGCTCACGTCTAGTCGAGAAGCGGGCCTCGGCGCGTGGAGCATTGCAGACATTACGGACCTGCTGCAAAAGGGCGTGTCGCGGCGGGGCGCTGTCTACGGTCCGATGGCCGAAGTTGTGTACGACAGCCTTCAGTACCTTTCAGACGACGACGTCCGGGCGATGGCGGTCTATCTGAAATCACTGCCGCAGCACGGTGGCGAGGGAGCCGCCGAACCCACTTCATCAATGTCACGCGATGAGCGAAATCGACTCTTCAGGGTGGGCAGCAAGATTTACGATTCACAGTGCGCCACTTGCCACGGCAAGAACGGGGAGGGCAAGCTACCCGATTTCCCGCCGCTCGCGAACAATCAGTCTATCCAGATGGTGTCCGCCGTGAATCCGATACGGATGGTGCTCAATGGCGGGTATGCGCCGGGCACTGCGAAGAACCCCATGCCTTACGGCATGCCGCCCTTCGCTCAATCGATGTCCGACGACGAGGTGGCTGCGGTCGTTACGTTCATCCGCACTGCATGGGGTAACCGCGGCATGCCTGTGTCAGCCAAAGATGCCAACGCATTGCGTTCGGCACCGCTGTACTGA
- a CDS encoding c-type cytochrome, translating into MLRRLAGAILLCAVPSCFVFGQDRPTERAPDTMQARVLACAACHGKAGEGTNNDYFPRLAGKPSGYLFNQLKAFRDGQRQYPPMNYLLAYLPDAYLRKIADFFAAQHPPYPPATAPAVSAELLRRGKQLVNDGDRTRNIPACAACHGASLTGMEPAIPGLLGLHAQYISAQLGAWRYGTRVSTAPDCMHDIASRLGNDDITAVAAWLSSLPGAANSAPATAGSVKLPIACGSVPQ; encoded by the coding sequence ATGCTGAGAAGACTCGCAGGAGCCATACTGTTGTGCGCCGTTCCCTCCTGCTTTGTCTTCGGGCAGGATAGACCCACGGAACGCGCGCCGGACACCATGCAAGCACGGGTGCTTGCATGTGCGGCGTGCCATGGCAAAGCCGGGGAGGGGACCAATAACGATTACTTTCCCCGTCTGGCGGGTAAGCCTTCCGGCTATTTGTTCAATCAGCTCAAGGCATTCCGCGATGGCCAGCGCCAGTACCCGCCAATGAACTATCTCTTGGCGTATCTACCGGACGCCTATCTAAGAAAGATAGCCGATTTCTTCGCGGCCCAGCATCCGCCGTACCCGCCTGCCACAGCCCCTGCCGTCAGCGCGGAACTACTGCGGCGCGGCAAGCAACTCGTGAATGACGGCGACCGTACGCGCAACATCCCGGCTTGTGCTGCTTGTCACGGCGCATCGCTTACGGGTATGGAGCCGGCCATTCCTGGGTTGCTCGGCCTCCATGCGCAATATATCAGTGCCCAACTCGGCGCCTGGCGCTACGGAACGCGAGTTTCGACAGCACCAGACTGTATGCACGACATCGCCTCGCGTCTTGGTAACGACGACATCACTGCCGTCGCTGCCTGGCTCTCGTCATTGCCCGGTGCGGCGAACTCGGCGCCTGCGACTGCGGGAAGCGTGAAGTTGCCGATTGCTTGCGGGAGCGTACCTCAATGA